A region of Nakaseomyces glabratus chromosome E, complete sequence DNA encodes the following proteins:
- the SNC2 gene encoding SNAP receptor SNC2 (CAGL0E05258g~Ortholog(s) have SNAP receptor activity and role in Golgi to plasma membrane transport, endocytosis, exocytosis, vesicle fusion), producing the protein MASNDNYDPYLLSEDGGQSKAAALKSEIDDTVDIMRNNINKVAERGEMLTSIDDKADNLAMSAQGFKRGANRVRRQMWYKDLKMRMCLFLVIVILLVVIIVPIVVHFS; encoded by the coding sequence ATGGCTTCGAATGACAACTATGATCCGTACCTACTATCTGAAGATGGTGGCCAGAGCAAGGCTGCCGCTCTGAAGTCTGAGATCGACGACACTGTCGATATTATGAGGAACAACATCAATAAAGTCGCTGAGCGTGGAGAGATGCTAACCTCTATAGACGACAAAGCTGACAATCTGGCCATGTCTGCACAAGGTTTCAAAAGAGGTGCCAATAGGGTAAGGAGACAGATGTGGTATAAAGATCTGAAGATGCGTATGTGCTTGTTCCTAGTGATAGTGATACTCCTGGTGGTAATAATCGTGCCAATTGTAGTGCACTTCAGTTGA
- the GRE2(B) gene encoding SDR family oxidoreductase (CAGL0E05280g~Putative methylglyoxal reductase (NADPH-dependent)) has translation MTAANNNTTVFVSGASGFIAQHIIRQLLDQNYKVIGSVRSTEKGDNLKNAIFKSANFNYEIVKDIADLNAFDPVFEKHGKDIKVVLHTASPLNFTTTEYEKDLLIPAVNGTKGILESIKKYAAQTVERVVVTSSFASHTSTVDMCNTKGKITEDSWNQDSWENCQTDAVRAYFGSKKFAEEAAWEFLNKNKDAVKFKLATVDPVYVFGPQNHIEPGKKVLNVSSEVINQLVHLKKDDPLPQVACGYIDVRDIAKAHILAFQKDELIGQRLLLHSGLFTVQTLLDAINEQFPELRGKIPAGEPGSNKPEDLLTPIDNTKTKKLLGFEFRDLKTIIQDTVSQILEAENASAKL, from the coding sequence ATGACTGCTGCTAATAACAACACTACTGTTTTTGTCTCCGGTGCTTCCGGTTTCATTGCTCAACACATCATCAGACAATTGCTAGACCAGAACTACAAGGTCATTGGTTCTGTTAGATCTACAGAGAAGGGTGACAACCTGAAGAATGCTATCTTCAAAAGTGCTAACTTCAACTATGAGATCGTCAAGGATATCGCTGATCTAAATGCTTTTGACCCTGTCTTCGAGAAGCACGGTAAGGATATCAAGGTTGTCCTACACACCGCCTCTCCTTTAAACTTCACTACTACCGAATACGAAAAGGATTTGTTGATTCCAGCTGTCAACGGTACCAAGGGTATCTTAGAGTCCATCAAGAAGTACGCTGCCCAAACAGTTGAGAGAGTTGTTGTTACTTCCTCCTTTGCTTCTCACACTTCCACTGTTGACATGTGCAACACCAAGGGTAAGATAACTGAAGACTCCTGGAACCAAGACTCCTGGGAAAACTGTCAAACGGATGCCGTTAGAGCTTACTTCGGTTCCAAGAAATTTGCTGAAGAAGCTGCATGGGAAttcttgaacaagaacaaagatGCAGTTAAGTTCAAGTTGGCCACTGTTGACCCAGTGTACGTCTTCGGTCCTCAAAACCACATCGAGCCTGGCAAGAAGGTATTGAACGTCTCATCCGAAGTCATTAACCAATTGGTACACCTGAAGAAAGACGACCCATTGCCACAAGTAGCATGTGGTTACATCGATGTCCGTGACATTGCTAAGGCTCATATCCTAGCGTTCCAAAAGGATGAATTAATCGGTCAAAGACTGTTGCTACACTCTGGTTTGTTCACCGTCCAAACCCTACTGGATGCTATCAACGAGCAATTCCCAGAGCTAAGAGGTAAGATCCCAGCTGGTGAGCCAGGTTCCAACAAGCCAGAAGATCTACTGACTCCAATTGACAACACCAAGACCAAGAAGCTGCTAGGATTCGAGTTCCGTGACCTGAAGACCATCATCCAGGACACCGTCTCTCAAATCCTAGAAGCTGAGAATGCCAGTGCCAAGTTGTAA
- the SCD5 gene encoding Scd5p (CAGL0E05302g~Ortholog(s) have protein phosphatase 1 binding activity, role in actin filament organization, cortical actin cytoskeleton organization, endocytosis, protein secretion and actin cortical patch, nucleus localization) produces the protein MSFDWLNVPGLNTATDDRQNSTLPTVSFDFGVTDDSSKEQGMHFLDETMKSSSDPSLVRKLDEANSKLDVPPVSGAYLQQNGLHRSQEALATEEDHKTQKSNINGNRYHNPIHEEEDSYVETPDDLRVPLSLSQNQLTHEELRTYIRWYNYITARTHGKLIKLADVFQFLANFNVREELKKRIFKIFRSCKNALNIGQFFAVLRLLARAMLEDMLPSRKMILEKAPIPRPRPILNKEGGNEFYEEVEEDVPASSGTTTSNNQPPGEKVDFDSFASLLLTGKTVRKRIRRKVKNSVFKNKKVRFAEKVTFQDAPHYGKDKQNKDTSTTTDDDSSYVSTDEPLDLSLPMDQLLKVIAKRKKNSALVSSVPTEQQETEEEREILSDMKDSLSHFKQIQGPDSVTQIPPLVAQGQQSTIFNTGYKVTGDQPPAQTTSQPQEPVLEPLKPTATGSANHLMKSHMSPNSIPGAFDSQPVQVPAIQATSSDVLEPLKPTATGSANYLMKQQFKPVDNQQTSGNIGHVASPQPVGVTFQSTGNQLNQPTHLDLRNRSPLQNLPHQSQQQHLVPQAVNSQPQQQQLHQQGILQPQVHQSTQQHINNSLQQHLPNNNPTNLSAPNANLNSPPLESPGMLYASNAASNYFQSLLSNSPSPNASQANIHTTINSNMSSGIQPNRQPNVQSNANGHLSPNVSYGNNMQMSTQGLQNQGSNMQQMQSQQLPVYSNPTGTTNYQYPGPGSLQRQNSQPVNSQAHRPSFSSMLPPQQQYFQSDTQNTNYQNQGHANQHIPINNNNQSYHNMQNIPTGQMSTQDILGDLQSLKNQVDALQNQYGRL, from the coding sequence ATGTCCTTTGACTGGCTGAATGTTCCGGGATTGAACACTGCCACTGATGACAGACAGAATAGCACCTTGCCAACTGTGTCTTTTGATTTCGGTGTTACTGATGATTCAAGTAAAGAGCAAGGAATGCATTTCCTTGATGAAACTATGAAAAGCAGCAGTGATCCGTCTTTGGTTAGAAAGCTGGATGAAGCTAACAGTAAACTTGATGTACCTCCCGTTTCCGGCGCTTACTTGCAACAGAACGGATTACATCGTTCTCAGGAAGCACTGGCAACTGAGGAAGATCACAAAACACAGAAGTCAAACATCAATGGAAATCGTTATCACAATCCAATtcatgaagaagaagattcaTACGTTGAAACACCCGATGACTTGAGAGTACCACTCTCACTATCACAAAACCAATTAACGCACGAAGAGCTTCGAACCTACATTAGGTGGTACAACTATATTACTGCCAGAACTCATGGAAAATTAATAAAGCTGGCAGATGTATTCCAATTTTTAGCAAATTTTAATGTCAGAGAagagttgaagaaaagaatatttaaGATATTTAGGAGTTGTAAAAACGCTCTGAACATCGGCCAATTTTTTGCGGTTTTAAGGCTGCTTGCAAGAGCTATGCTGGAGGATATGCTACCTAGTAGAAAGATGATCCTAGAGAAAGCTCCAATACCGAGACCGAGACCAATTTTGAATAAAGAAGGTGGAAATGAATTttatgaagaagttgaagaagatgtaCCAGCTTCAAGTGGAACTACAACTTCAAATAATCAACCACCTGGAGAAAAAGTTGACTTTGATTCTTTCGCATCTTTATTACTTACTGGAAAAACAGTTAGAAAGAGGATCAGGCGGAAGGTTAAGAATTCTGTattcaagaataaaaaGGTGAGATTTGCAGAAAAGGTTACATTTCAAGACGCACCACATTACGGCAAAGACAAACAGAATAAGGACACATCTACCACTACTGACGATGACTCTTCTTATGTGAGTACCGATGAGCCTTTAGACTTATCACTGCCTATGGATCAACTACTCAAAGTGATTGccaaaaggaaaaagaataGCGCTTTGGTATCATCGGTTCCTACAGAACAACAGGAAAccgaagaagaaagagagatcTTAAGCGATATGAAAGACTCACTGTCACATTTCAAACAAATCCAGGGACCTGATTCAGTCACACAAATCCCACCTTTGGTTGCACAAGGACAACAATCTACCATCTTTAATACCGGTTATAAAGTGACAGGTGATCAACCACCAGCCCAAACAACTAGCCAACCTCAAGAGCCTGTACTAGAGCCACTCAAACCAACTGCAACAGGTTCAGCTAATCATTTAATGAAATCACATATGAGCCCAAATAGTATACCAGGTGCGTTTGATAGCCAACCTGTTCAGGTACCAGCGATACAGGCTACTTCCTCGGACGTCCTAGAACCACTTAAACCTACGGCTACTGGATCTGCAAATTACTTAATGAAACAACAATTCAAACCAGTCGATAACCAACAAACTTCCGGTAATATTGGCCATGTTGCTTCACCGCAACCAGTTGGTGTGACATTTCAAAGTACAGGTAATCAATTAAATCAACCAACACATCTGGATCTACGGAATAGATCTCCTCTTCAAAATCTACCCCACCAAtctcaacaacaacattTAGTCCCGCAAGCAGTAAATTCTCAACcacagcaacagcagctGCATCAACAAGGAATCTTACAGCCCCAGGTACATCAAAGTACGCAACAACATATCAACAATTCTTTACAACAGCATTTGCCCAATAACAATCCAACTAATTTGTCCGCGCCCAATGCAAATTTGAATTCTCCGCCTTTGGAATCACCAGGAATGTTGTATGCAAGCAACGCTGCATCAAATTATTTCCAATCACTATTATCTAATTCTCCATCACCTAATGCTAGCCAGGCCAACATTCATACTACCATAAACTCGAATATGTCATCAGGAATTCAACCCAATAGGCAACCAAATGTACAGTCTAATGCCAATGGCCACTTAAGCCCAAATGTGTCTTACGGTAATAACATGCAAATGTCAACTCAAGGCCTGCAAAACCAGGGGTCCAATATGCAACAAATGCAAAGCCAACAACTGCCAGTCTATTCCAACCCAACAGGGACCACTAATTACCAATATCCAGGACCAGGGAGCTTACAGAGACAAAACTCTCAGCCAGTCAATTCTCAGGCTCATAGACCATCCTTCAGCTCCATGCTACCACctcaacaacaatattTCCAATCCGATACACAGAACACCAACTACCAGAATCAAGGGCATGCGAACCAGCACATTCCTataaataacaacaatCAAAGCTACCACAACATGCAAAATATCCCAACTGGACAGATGTCTACACAAGATATACTAGGCGACCTGCAATCGTTAAAGAATCAAGTTGATGCCCTACAGAACCAATATGGCCGTTTATAG
- the MIP1 gene encoding DNA-directed DNA polymerase gamma MIP1 (CAGL0E05324g~Ortholog(s) have 3'-5' exonuclease activity, DNA-directed DNA polymerase activity, role in mitochondrial DNA replication and mitochondrion localization), with protein MLCALRARAQVGVRLPLPLPLLLRVPNMALPVTVRWAHVGEGSAAPPEQPRTNPLGIQYLSESLQQQVFPGATGHSEDPELVKLAKLSLSNHDLLGRKTTITKPIAFKLPELQGSSLDEHFQRLGLYASEPYRTMALEKFKSIPEKPKNWIRKPGWYRYEKGKEPTRVDFPSEDTLVFDVETLYKISPYPTLATAVSDKAWYLWCSPYICDPKDSDKHEVYEHLIPMDTLNKEKLIIGHNVGYDRGRVLEEYNLKPSKAFFIDTLSLHVATAGLCSRQRPLFLKNKKLKENLTAEPEEIEEVTEALELNDVADPWLKVSTMNALSDVALFHCGIKMDKTTRDYFASTNKQDVIDKFQLLVNYCATDVITTSKVFDKVFPSFMKKCPHPVSFGGLKALSSCILPTDQIKWQNYIKNSENKYQDSKKVIDDKIIEIVQETVKLKDQKGFQDVIKTNPWLRQLDWEIKPLRLTKKGVPVKNQKLPGYPEWYRSLFPNKEAELPQITMRSRIIPLFFKLSWEDSPVIWTEDCGWCFIKPKSQEKQYKDKNYRLADEATIKNHFEKLVEMGQYKKTDIGNDLLFKVPHPNGPDNNCTTLLSKPYVHFFEKGILKSESELASIALKMNASGSYWMSARERIMSQFVVPKEDFPEQFLPIKVGKDLKPTESSQAIIIPQIIPMGTVTRRAVESTWLTASNAKKNRIGSELKAQICAPEGYSFVGADVDSEELWIASLFGDSVLRIHGGTPIGWMCLEGTKAEGSDLHTKTAQILSCDRNEAKIFNYGRIYGAGVKFASQLLKKFNPTLSEKEAKETAVKLYESTKGKTKRSKVFKKFWYGGSESILFNKLESIAEQDNPMTPVLGCGITNSLMKQNLKANSFLPSRVNWAIQSSGVDYLHLLCCSMNYLISMYNIEARLIISIHDEIRYLVADKDKYKLALALQISNLWTRAMFAEQMGIRELPQNCAFFSAIDIDKVLRKEVDLDCVTPSNEIPIPFGESIDIVKLLERPECHLELPRETVDLSKFGFKKREPVFVKYNNNYSADFLKYFLKMQIQTTSWKVSKLEEEYIQNQTEKDMTNEDRLEYGFLDYLSDVKKGKRDKLTIMSKAFISDALSSRGLDLDAQLNLDPSKTETIHNITSDDKSRLQAQEDFSLLHDSVSTLEHIDTKSPTREKATTISTASLEINTNSKKGRRRTGRLLERKYNKVIGGKNAFDAFYASIDQPKKFVELQEQRIINEVIHDIIEGREDTPTKKPRQSKPKSTTPVPRAKQRTHPFTENLVKGSTHLTK; from the coding sequence ATGTTGTGTGCTTTGCGAGCGCGCGCGCAAGTGGGCGTGCGGCTGCCGCTGCCGCTGCCGCTGCTGCTGCGGGTGCCGAATATGGCTCTGCCAGTCACAGTGCGGTGGGCGCATGTGGGTGAGGGCAGCGCAGCGCCGCCCGAGCAGCCGCGAACCAATCCGCTGGGAATACAGTATCTGAGTGAGTCGTTGCAGCAGCAGGTTTTCCCCGGTGCGACAGGGCACAGCGAGGATCCCGAGCTTGTGAAGCTGGCGAAGTTGTCGCTGAGTAACCACGATCTGCTTGGCAGGAAGACTACAATTACAAAACCGATTGCGTTCAAATTACCGGAATTGCAAGGCAGCTCGCTAGATGAGCATTTCCAAAGACTGGGCCTGTATGCATCCGAGCCATACAGAACGATGGCCCTCGAAAAGTTCAAGTCGATACCAGAAAAACCGAAAAATTGGATAAGAAAACCAGGGTGGTACAGGTACGAAAAGGGGAAAGAACCCACAAGAGTAGATTTTCCATCGGAGGACACGCTGGTGTTCGATGTCGAGACATTGTACAAGATATCACCATATCCAACGTTAGCTACAGCGGTCTCCGACAAGGCTTGGTACCTATGGTGCTCACCATATATCTGTGATCCCAAGGACTCAGATAAGCACGAAGTATATGAACATTTAATACCAATGGACACGCTGAACAAGGAGAAATTGATTATCGGCCATAATGTCGGCTATGACAGAGGGAGGGTGCTGGAAGAATATAATCTAAAGCCATCGAAGGCTTTCTTCATAGATACATTGTCTTTGCATGTAGCGACAGCAGGTTTGTGCTCCAGGCAAAGACCACTGTTCCtgaaaaataagaaattgaaagagaacCTCACCGCCGAACcggaagaaattgaagaggTCACCGAGGCATTGGAATTGAATGATGTTGCAGATCCGTGGCTCAAAGTATCTACCATGAATGCATTGTCTGATGTTGCGCTGTTTCATTGTGGTATCAAAATGGATAAAACTACAAGAGATTATTTTGCATCTACAAACAAACAAGATGTTATCGACAAGTTCCAATTGCTGGTCAATTATTGTGCAACTGATGTCATTACCACTAGTAAAGTGTTCGATAAagtttttccttctttcATGAAAAAATGCCCTCATCCTGTATCATTCGGAGGCCTCAAAGCCCTAAGCTCTTGTATCCTACCGACAGATCAAATTAAATGGCAGaattatattaaaaattcaGAAAACAAGTACCAGGACTCAAAGAAGGTAATTGACGATAAGATTATTGAAATAGTACAAGAGACTGTAAAACTAAAGGATCAAAAGGGCTTCCAAGATGTTATAAAAACAAATCCTTGGCTGAGACAATTGGACTGGGAAATAAAACCACTAAGATTGACCAAAAAAGGAGTCCCTGtaaaaaaccaaaaattaCCTGGCTACCCGGAGTGGTATAGGTCACTATTCCCAAATAAAGAGGCCGAGCTACCTCAAATAACCATGAGGTCAAGAATCATTCCTCTATTTTTCAAACTATCATGGGAAGATTCACCCGTGATTTGGACTGAAGATTGTGGTTGGTGCTTCATAAAACCTAAATCTCAAGAGAAACAATACAAGGATAAGAATTACAGACTTGCTGATGAGGCAACTATCAAGAACCATTTTGAGAAACTAGTTGAAATGGGtcaatataaaaaaacagATATTGGCAATGACTTACTTTTCAAAGTTCCTCACCCTAATGGCCCTGACAACAACTGTACAACACTATTGAGCAAACCCTATGTGCACTTCTTTGAGAAAGGAATTTTAAAATCAGAATCTGAATTAGCTTCTATTGCTTTGAAAATGAATGCGTCGGGATCATATTGGATGTCTGCTAGAGAAAGAATCATGTCTCAATTTGTTGTACCCAAAGAAGACTTTCCTGAACAATTCCTACCAATTAAAGTAGGCAAGGATCTAAAACCAACTGAAAGTTCACAAGCCATCATTATTCCGCAGATCATTCCAATGGGGACAGTAACAAGAAGAGCGGTGGAAAGCACATGGCTCACTGCGTCAAACgcaaagaaaaacagaATTGGCTCAGAGTTAAAAGCACAAATTTGTGCTCCCGAAGGATACTCATTTGTTGGTGCTGATGTTGATAGTGAAGAACTATGGATTGCCTCATTATTCGGTGATTCTGTGCTGCGAATACATGGCGGTACTCCAATAGGATGGATGTGCCTTGAAGGTACAAAAGCAGAAGGAAGTGATTTACATACCAAAACCGCCCAAATATTAAGTTGTGACAGGAATGAGGCgaaaattttcaattatGGTAGAATATATGGTGCTGGTGTTAAATTTGCTTCGCAGCtattaaagaaattcaaCCCAACTTTGAGCGAAAAGGAGGCAAAGGAAACAGCAGTGAAGTTATATGAAAGCACTAAGGGTAAGACTAAAAGATCTAAAGTTTTTAAGAAATTTTGGTATGGAGGTTCTGAGTCAATACTTTTTAATAAATTAGAGAGCATTGCTGAACAAGATAATCCCATGACACCGGTTTTAGGCTGTGGTATCACTAACTCACTGATGAAGCAAAACTTAAAAGCTAATTCATTCCTACCATCTAGAGTTAACTGGGCAATCCAATCATCTGGTGTTGATTATCTACATCTATTGTGCTGCTCCATGAACTATCTCATTTCAATGTATAACATTGAAGCACGCCTGATAATATCAATCCATGATGAAATTAGATATTTGGTGGCGGATAAAGACAAATATAAGCTCGCACTAGCTCTGCAAATAAGTAATTTATGGACTCGAGCGATGTTTGCAGAGCAAATGGGAATACGTGAGCTTCCTCAGAACTGTGCTTTCTTTTCCGCGATTGATATTGACAAGGTATTGagaaaagaagttgatCTTGATTGTGTGACACCATCTAATGAAATTCCGATACCCTTTGGTGAATCTATAGATATTGTAAAATTACTGGAAAGACCCGAATGCCATTTAGAACTCCCGAGAGAGACTGTTGATTTGTCCAAATTTGGTTTCAAAAAACGAGAACCTGTATTTGtgaaatataataataactaTTCTGCTGAttttctgaaatattttttaaaaatgcAAATTCAGACCACTAGTTGGAAAGTATCaaaattagaagaagaatatataCAGAACCAGACAGAGAAGGATATGACAAATGAAGACCGCTTAGAGTATGGATTCTTAGATTATCTAAGTGATGTTAAGAAAGGGAAGCGAGATAAATTGACGATTATGAGCAAAGCGTTCATTTCGGATGCGTTATCTAGCCGAGGTTTAGATTTGGATGCACAATTAAATCTGGATCCAAGTAAGACTGAAACTATCCATAACATCACATCAGATGATAAATCAAGGTTACAAGCTCAAGaggatttttctttattacACGATTCTGTGTCTACCTTAGAACATATAGATACCAAGTCTCCAACTAGAGAAAAAGCGACAACTATATCAACAGCTTCGTTAGAAATCAATACTAATAGTAAGAAAGGACGGAGACGGACTGGAAGGCTattagaaagaaaatacaacAAAGTTATCGGGGGTAAAAATGCATTCGACGCCTTTTACGCATCAATAGACCAACCGAAGAAATTTGTGGAACTACAAGAGCAACGCATAATCAATGAAGTAATACACGATATCATTGAAGGAAGGGAGGACACGCCAACAAAAAAGCCCAGGCAATCAAAGCCCAAATCTACCACGCCAGTGCCAAGAGCCAAGCAACGTACCCATCCTTTTACAGAGAACCTCGTCAAGGGTTCAACACATTTAActaaataa
- the VMA4 gene encoding H(+)-transporting V1 sector ATPase subunit E (CAGL0E05346g~Ortholog(s) have fungal-type vacuole membrane, vacuolar proton-transporting V-type ATPase, V1 domain localization) → MSMITALTPNQVNDELNKMQAFIRKEAEEKAKEIQLKADQEYEIKKTGIVRAETSAIDSNFSARRKKITLQQQITKSTISNKMRLKALNCREESLNDIFDEAKSRLSELVSTGKYRDILVALVVEGMIKLLEPAVVVRLTEKDYKKFGKDSKLIDDIVKSYKDTVKGRDIEVSIAEDNFLQENAIGGCIVSDSEGRIEVNNSLTERLHILSQEALPAIRLEIFGPSKTRKFFD, encoded by the coding sequence ATGTCTATGATAACGGCGCTTACGCCCAACCAGGTGAACGATGAGCTGAACAAGATGCAGGCTTTCATCCGGAAGGAGGCCGAGGAGAAGGCGAAGGAGATCCAGTTGAAGGCGGACCAGGAGTACGAGATCAAGAAGACGGGGATTGTGCGTGCGGAGACGAGTGCTATAGACAGCAATTTCAGCGCGCGCCGCAAGAAGATCACTTTGCAGCAGCAGATTACGAAGTCGACCATCTCCAACAAGATGAGACTGAAGGCGTTGAACTGCAGGGAGGAGTCTCTGAACGATATATTCGACGAGGCCAAGAGCAGGCTCTCTGAGCTGGTCTCCACGGGCAAGTACCGTGATATCCTAGTGGCTCTGGTTGTGGAAGGTATGATTAAGCTTCTAGAGCCTGCCGTGGTGGTGAGACTCACCGAGAAGGATTACAAGAAGTTCGGCAAGGACTCAAAGCTAATAGACGATATTGTGAAGAGTTACAAAGACACAGTCAAGGGACGCGACATTGAAGTCTCTATCGCTGAGGACAACTTCCTACAGGAGAACGCAATCGGTGGTTGCATCGTCTCTGACTCAGAAGGAAGAATTGAGGTCAACAACAGCTTGACTGAGAGATTGCACATTTTGAGCCAAGAAGCTTTGCCCGCTATTAGACTGGAGATCTTTGGTCCTTCAAAGACTAGGAAGTTCTTTGACTGA
- the MRS2 gene encoding Mrs2p (CAGL0E05368g~Ortholog(s) have magnesium ion transmembrane transporter activity, role in mitochondrial magnesium ion transmembrane transport and mitochondrial inner membrane localization), translated as MRPLVRYRLIPWCLRQAVCQPVSKPIGYRLISTRGGNRSPQGKKTIPLLNKPESSNVGAFPSAHQQLLSLKPITPNDSFISSTVFDSKGAIVAVSKKFQKWEFLRKHALYPRDLRKIDTSSVDIIPSIQVKPNNCIVLNMLHIKALIEKDRVYVFDTVDPSSAVKLGVLMYDLESKLSPKMGTQVQYYEHRALESILINIMSSLEAEFKLHYSICGQILIDLENEVNRDKLRELLIKSKNLTLFYQKSLLIREVLDELLESDDDLASLYLTVKKTEEDDFSDLEMLLETYYTQCDEYVQQAESLIQDIKSTEEIVNIILDANRNSLMLLELKITIYTLGFTVATLVPAFYGMNLKNFIEESYLGFGAVVVFSILSAYLVTRANFKALKSVTKLTMLKSSNPSQASYNMKTNSTLRPALARIRGLFKWRKNPDSNGQPIWNKQDRDVIWKWLMDEKK; from the coding sequence ATGAGACCTTTAGTTCGCTATCGATTGATACCGTGGTGCCTGCGACAAGCGGTATGCCAGCCAGTATCGAAGCCCATTGGATATAGATTGATATCAACGAGAGGGGGGAATAGATCGCCTCAGGGTAAGAAGACAATACCGCTATTGAACAAACCAGAATCGTCAAATGTCGGTGCTTTTCCATCAGCACACCAGCAGCTTCTTTCCCTGAAACCGATTACACCAAATGACAGTTTTATATCTAGTACTGTGTTTGACTCAAAAGGTGCAATAGTAGCGGTTTCGAAGAAGTTTCAGAAATGGGAATTCCTACGGAAGCATGCCCTATATCCCAGAGATTTACGAAAGATAGATACATCGTCTGTTGATATTATACCCAGTATTCAAGTCAAGCCCAACAACTGTATCGTTCTGAATATGCTGCATATAAAGGCTTTAATAGAAAAGGATAGAGTTTATGTTTTCGATACAGTGGATCCATCATCTGCTGTTAAACTTGGTGTATTAATGTATGACTTGGAGTCAAAGCTGTCACCTAAAATGGGTACACAAGTACAGTATTACGAGCACCGAGCTCTGGAAAGTATtctaattaatattatgaGCTCGTTAGAGGCGGAATTCAAACTACATTACTCAATTTGTGGGCAAATATTGATTGACTTGGAAAACGAAGTTAATAGAGATAAACTGAGAGAACTACTGATTAAATCCAAAAACCTaactttattttatcaaaagtCATTACTTATTAGAGAGGTTCTTGATGAATTATTGGAAAGTGACGATGACTTGGCAAGTTTGTATCTAACTGTTAAGAAAACAGAAGAGGATGATTTTTCAGACCTGGAAATGCTATTAGAGACGTACTATACTCAATGTGATGAATATGTTCAACAGGCAGAATCACTGATCCAGGATATTAAATCAACGGAGGAAATCGTTAATATAATTCTGGATGCAAACAGAAATTCACTTATGCTTTTAGAGCTAAAAATCACAATATATACATTGGGGTTCACAGTGGCTACGTTAGTGCCAGCATTTTACGGTATGAATCTAAAGAActttattgaagaaagttaTTTAGGTTTTGGAGCTGTTGTAGTGTTTTCTATTCTTTCGGCCTATCTTGTAACTAGAGCTAACTTCAAGGCATTGAAGTCAGTAACGAAATTAACCATGCTAAAGTCATCGAACCCATCACAAGCTTCTTATAACATGAAGACAAATTCCACACTAAGACCTGCCTTGGCACGTATTCGAGGTTTGTTTAAATGGAGAAAGAACCCCGATTCAAATGGTCAGCCTATTTGGAATAAACAAGATAGAGATGTTATTTGGAAGTGGCTCATGGATGAAAAGAAGTAA